In Archangium violaceum, the following are encoded in one genomic region:
- a CDS encoding M20/M25/M40 family metallo-hydrolase produces MRPLLFVLALLAVPGCGHAAGPSRSTPPQAAGEMRTLLAELIAVDTSNPPGNEAAAAQVAARWLREAGIESQLAEPAPGRAHLIARLKGNGRARPVLVLAHLDTVPARREEWASDPWTLTERDGFLYGRGVQDNKGMVAASVLALRRLKREGTKLSRDVVLVLSADEEVGSNAGIGWLLEHHPELREAELALNEGGLTELSEDRARVRFVSLQAAERVSRNVVLKATGPGGHSSVPPAAPNPMVRLAAAVARVGALTFPTRLTPVTRLNVEGRVKVTGGELGQALQRLAATPDAPPQEAVDTIARLEPALAAVLRTTCVPTVFNAGTRPNVIPATAEATINCRLLPDEDIQAVRARLVEAVNDPDIQVQLDMKPPDSPASPVGDNAMFRATRAAAARVWPGAPVFPRMSTGTTESTALRRAGIHAYGIDLFALTPDDARTAHAPNERVPVASLQPGAEFVHLLLSELAK; encoded by the coding sequence ATGCGCCCCCTGCTCTTCGTTCTCGCCCTCCTGGCCGTGCCGGGTTGTGGCCACGCCGCCGGCCCGTCCCGGAGCACTCCGCCCCAAGCGGCCGGGGAGATGCGCACGCTGCTCGCCGAGCTCATCGCCGTGGACACCTCCAACCCCCCGGGCAACGAGGCCGCCGCCGCCCAGGTGGCCGCGCGGTGGTTGCGCGAGGCCGGCATCGAGTCCCAGCTCGCCGAGCCCGCTCCCGGACGCGCCCACCTCATCGCCCGGCTGAAGGGCAACGGCCGCGCACGCCCCGTCCTGGTGCTCGCCCACCTCGACACGGTCCCCGCCCGGCGCGAGGAGTGGGCCTCCGACCCGTGGACGCTCACCGAGCGCGATGGCTTCCTCTACGGGCGCGGCGTTCAGGACAACAAGGGCATGGTGGCCGCCAGCGTGCTCGCGCTGCGGCGGCTGAAACGCGAGGGGACGAAGCTCTCGCGTGACGTGGTGCTCGTGCTCAGCGCGGACGAGGAGGTGGGCTCCAACGCGGGCATCGGCTGGCTGCTGGAGCACCACCCCGAGCTGCGCGAGGCGGAGCTCGCCCTCAACGAAGGAGGCCTCACGGAACTGTCCGAGGATCGCGCCCGCGTACGCTTCGTCAGCCTCCAGGCCGCGGAGCGCGTGTCACGCAACGTGGTGCTCAAGGCCACCGGGCCCGGCGGTCACTCCTCGGTGCCTCCGGCCGCGCCCAACCCCATGGTGCGTCTGGCCGCGGCGGTGGCTCGCGTCGGAGCCCTCACCTTCCCCACCCGGCTCACGCCCGTGACCCGGTTGAACGTGGAGGGCCGCGTGAAGGTGACAGGCGGTGAGCTGGGCCAGGCCCTTCAACGGCTCGCGGCCACTCCGGATGCGCCGCCCCAGGAGGCGGTGGACACCATCGCCCGACTGGAGCCGGCCCTCGCGGCCGTGCTGCGCACCACCTGCGTGCCCACCGTCTTCAACGCCGGCACCCGGCCCAACGTCATCCCCGCCACCGCCGAGGCCACCATCAACTGCCGGCTGCTCCCCGACGAGGACATCCAGGCCGTCCGCGCCCGGCTCGTCGAGGCCGTGAACGACCCGGACATCCAGGTGCAGCTGGACATGAAGCCTCCGGACTCGCCCGCCTCACCCGTGGGCGACAACGCGATGTTCCGCGCCACCCGGGCCGCCGCCGCCCGCGTGTGGCCCGGCGCCCCCGTCTTCCCCCGCATGTCCACCGGCACCACCGAGTCCACCGCGCTGCGCCGCGCCGGCATCCACGCCTACGGAATCGACCTCTTCGCCCTCACGCCGGACGACGCCCGGACGGCCCACGCGCCCAACGAGCGCGTCCCGGTGGCCTCGCTCCAGCCCGGCGCCGAGTTCGTCCACCTGCTGCTCTCCGAGCTGGCGAAGTGA
- a CDS encoding C39 family peptidase: MKTLTTARVPLYLVLLASTLTACAWQARPMNPSTEEGPVARIWRKSAQARDFERFTRQGTALTAEGALELDAATARSAPDPFPSHVPPDTTTPPAPGSYVFGGASSEELSVPAGFDNVVPSFDALTPPGTWVRLTLAARVEGQWTKDYDFGVWAFDQGTVVRHSKDRQEDAQGRVLTDTLALKKKADALRMTVWLFSSKPGVSPRVRSLAAAMTDTARTAADEASDQRAWGTVLDVPGRSQMLYPPDGGAWCSPTSTSMILAYWAKKLGRDDLVVTVPVAAEYIHDRVYGGTGNWPFNTAYASALGGGALHALVARFDSFTQVERLVSEGIPVSISISYEPGELTGSPITRTDGHLIVVKGFTSSGDVVCNDPAFPNDETVNVTYKRQELLRAWDHSRRAAYVVWPAGTELPSGALTFVN, translated from the coding sequence ATGAAGACCCTGACGACTGCCCGAGTCCCGCTGTATCTGGTCCTGCTGGCATCGACGCTGACGGCCTGTGCCTGGCAGGCACGGCCCATGAACCCATCCACGGAGGAAGGCCCGGTGGCGAGAATCTGGAGAAAGAGCGCGCAGGCGCGTGACTTCGAGCGCTTCACCCGCCAGGGCACCGCGCTCACCGCGGAGGGCGCGCTGGAGCTCGACGCGGCGACGGCCCGCTCCGCGCCCGATCCGTTCCCCTCCCACGTGCCGCCCGACACGACGACGCCTCCCGCTCCGGGCAGCTACGTCTTCGGCGGCGCCAGCTCGGAGGAGCTCTCCGTCCCCGCTGGCTTCGACAACGTGGTGCCCTCGTTCGACGCGCTCACCCCGCCCGGCACGTGGGTGCGGCTGACGCTCGCCGCGCGCGTGGAGGGCCAGTGGACGAAGGACTACGACTTCGGCGTCTGGGCCTTCGACCAGGGCACCGTGGTGCGCCACAGCAAGGATCGCCAGGAGGACGCACAGGGCCGCGTCCTCACCGACACCCTCGCCCTGAAGAAGAAGGCGGACGCGCTGCGCATGACGGTGTGGCTCTTCTCCTCCAAGCCCGGCGTGAGCCCCCGCGTCCGCTCGCTCGCGGCGGCGATGACAGACACGGCCCGCACGGCCGCGGACGAGGCCTCGGACCAGCGCGCCTGGGGCACGGTGCTGGACGTCCCCGGCCGCTCGCAGATGCTCTACCCTCCGGATGGCGGCGCCTGGTGCTCGCCCACCTCGACCTCGATGATCCTCGCGTACTGGGCGAAGAAGCTGGGCCGCGACGACCTCGTGGTCACGGTGCCAGTGGCGGCCGAGTACATCCATGACCGTGTGTATGGCGGCACCGGCAACTGGCCCTTCAACACCGCCTACGCCTCCGCCCTGGGTGGCGGCGCCCTGCACGCCCTGGTGGCTCGCTTCGACTCGTTCACGCAGGTGGAGCGGCTCGTCTCCGAGGGCATCCCCGTCAGCATCAGCATCTCCTACGAGCCGGGGGAGCTGACGGGCTCGCCCATCACCCGCACGGACGGGCACCTCATCGTGGTGAAGGGTTTCACCTCCTCGGGAGACGTCGTCTGCAACGACCCCGCCTTCCCCAACGACGAGACGGTGAACGTGACGTACAAGCGCCAGGAGCTGCTGCGGGCGTGGGACCACTCCCGCCGCGCGGCCTACGTCGTGTGGCCCGCGGGCACCGAGCTCCCCTCCGGCGCGCTCACCTTCGTGAACTGA